In one Dreissena polymorpha isolate Duluth1 chromosome 7, UMN_Dpol_1.0, whole genome shotgun sequence genomic region, the following are encoded:
- the LOC127836977 gene encoding uncharacterized protein LOC127836977 isoform X1, with translation MRKSQTFTESQRDQRLCVKNGLTDQALKKCVCEQFSTTAEQVQIVHFDMKTEGSALKTTVVILPKIVQNMPFNKLLIETYTNEHRLSRIICGLWKADIKVDEFKQMLMEFLGWKSIALCKDGRIIYNGVEDQLRENQDLTRVQAFQFGHMKVTLVYSINADIEYRFICTLNGAKSVLEAKEGILTKFSREFEAIDETKGQILHLCIRDQIIQDDICLGVAMQSITRSDDTPISLHFASQDAITVTIVSNELKMRQTLLIVPRRCSTAYLRERIGKLAACDANSIKLVFNEKLIDELDDLSQTYGNNWKSGCTLNVGLKKQKTLKIKNPINNEEKAFKMYMLEPVQKLVERISAYWNLDVLTMCLFCRDVPMKCNSLLQHYAIKNNMQLELKLFPNRIAIQVRIVFKKRTLNLAVADSTVTAVEDLLTYCAVKMQYPRKCSRAILRNKCLKPEASLKDEGFSTNEKVSIVFFDEPLSGNSELIPVFEADIDGHTTPRYGKVVEGLLLLAVMEISSSISRIPASPATGER, from the exons ATGAGGAAGTCGCAGACTTTCACAGAGTCACAAAGAGATCAAAGACTGTGTGTTAAGAACGGCTTAACAGACCAGGcattaaagaaatgtgtttgtgaacAATTTTCTACAACTGCTGAACAAGTGCAGATAGTTCATTTTGATATGAAAACAGAGGGATCAGCATTGAAAACTACTGTTGTCATTTTGCCGAAAATTGTACAAAACATGCCCTTCAACAAACTCCTGATTGAGACATACACAAACGAACATAGGTTATCAAGAATCATATGTGGTTTGTGGAAGGCTGACATTAAAGTAGATGAGTTTAAACAAATGCTGATGGAATTTCTAGGTTGGAAGTCTATAGCATTGTGTAAAGACGGTAGAATTATTTATAATGGAGTTGAAGATCAACTGAGGGAAAATCAAGACCTGACAAGAGTTCAGGCCTTTCAGTTTGGTCATATGAAGGTAACATTAGTCTACAGCATAAATGCTGACATTGAATATCGATTCATATGTACTTTAAATGGCGCCAAATCTGTGTTGGAAGCAAAAGAGGGAATCCTTACAAAATTTTCAAGAGAATTTGAAGCCATAGACGAAACAAAAGGCCAAATTCTACACCTTTGTATCAGAGACCAAATTATTCAAGATGACATTTGTTTGGGTGTGGCTATGCAAAGCATAACTCGTAGTGACGACACTCCTATCAGTCTTCACTTTGCTTCCCAGGATGCAATCACCGTTACTATAGTCAGTAATGAATTGAAAATGAGACAAACGTTGCTTATTGTTCCTCGGCGTTGTTCTACTGCTTATCTGCGTGAAAGGATAGGAAAGCTAGCGGCATGTGATGCAAATTCCATTAAACTTGTTTTCAACGAAAAACTTATCGATGAGTTAGATGATCTTTCGCAAACCTATGGTAACAATTGGAAAAGTGGATGCACTCTGAATGTTGGTTTGAAGaaacaaaaaactttaaaaatcaagaATCCAATTAACAATGAAGAAAAggcttttaaaatgtatatgcTTGAGCCAGTTCAAAAGTTGGTGGAACGCATAAGCGCATATTGGAATTTAGATGTGCTGACAATGTGCCTTTTTTGTCGTGATGTTCCGATGAAATGTAACAGTTTGCTTCAGCACtatgcaataaaaaacaacatgcagCTAGAGTTGAAGTTGTTCCCAAACAGAATAGCAATTCAAGTGAGAATAGTATTCAAGAAGAGGACATTGAACTTGGCTGTAGCAGACAGCACAGTTACCGCAGTAGAAGACTTGTTGACATACTGTGCCGTTAAGATGCAGTATCCCAGGAAATGTTCAAGAGCCATTCTTCGGAATAAATGCTTGAAACCAGAAGCATCTCTGAAGGATGAAGGTTTCTCCACAAATGAAAAG GTGTCTATAGTGTTCTTTGATGAACCACTGAGTGGTAACAGTGAACTCATACCAGTGTTTGAAGCAGACATTGATGGGCACACAACCCCACGGTATGGGAAAGTGGTTGAAGGACTATTACTTTTAG CAGTGATGGAAATCAGCTCCAGCAT CTCCAGAATCCCAGCGTCTCCCGCCACCGGTGAGAGGTAG
- the LOC127836977 gene encoding uncharacterized protein LOC127836977 isoform X2, whose product MRKSQTFTESQRDQRLCVKNGLTDQALKKCVCEQFSTTAEQVQIVHFDMKTEGSALKTTVVILPKIVQNMPFNKLLIETYTNEHRLSRIICGLWKADIKVDEFKQMLMEFLGWKSIALCKDGRIIYNGVEDQLRENQDLTRVQAFQFGHMKVTLVYSINADIEYRFICTLNGAKSVLEAKEGILTKFSREFEAIDETKGQILHLCIRDQIIQDDICLGVAMQSITRSDDTPISLHFASQDAITVTIVSNELKMRQTLLIVPRRCSTAYLRERIGKLAACDANSIKLVFNEKLIDELDDLSQTYGNNWKSGCTLNVGLKKQKTLKIKNPINNEEKAFKMYMLEPVQKLVERISAYWNLDVLTMCLFCRDVPMKCNSLLQHYAIKNNMQLELKLFPNRIAIQVRIVFKKRTLNLAVADSTVTAVEDLLTYCAVKMQYPRKCSRAILRNKCLKPEASLKDEGFSTNEKVSIVFFDEPLSGNSELIPVFEADIDGHTTPRYGKVVEGLLLLVMEISSSISRIPASPATGER is encoded by the exons ATGAGGAAGTCGCAGACTTTCACAGAGTCACAAAGAGATCAAAGACTGTGTGTTAAGAACGGCTTAACAGACCAGGcattaaagaaatgtgtttgtgaacAATTTTCTACAACTGCTGAACAAGTGCAGATAGTTCATTTTGATATGAAAACAGAGGGATCAGCATTGAAAACTACTGTTGTCATTTTGCCGAAAATTGTACAAAACATGCCCTTCAACAAACTCCTGATTGAGACATACACAAACGAACATAGGTTATCAAGAATCATATGTGGTTTGTGGAAGGCTGACATTAAAGTAGATGAGTTTAAACAAATGCTGATGGAATTTCTAGGTTGGAAGTCTATAGCATTGTGTAAAGACGGTAGAATTATTTATAATGGAGTTGAAGATCAACTGAGGGAAAATCAAGACCTGACAAGAGTTCAGGCCTTTCAGTTTGGTCATATGAAGGTAACATTAGTCTACAGCATAAATGCTGACATTGAATATCGATTCATATGTACTTTAAATGGCGCCAAATCTGTGTTGGAAGCAAAAGAGGGAATCCTTACAAAATTTTCAAGAGAATTTGAAGCCATAGACGAAACAAAAGGCCAAATTCTACACCTTTGTATCAGAGACCAAATTATTCAAGATGACATTTGTTTGGGTGTGGCTATGCAAAGCATAACTCGTAGTGACGACACTCCTATCAGTCTTCACTTTGCTTCCCAGGATGCAATCACCGTTACTATAGTCAGTAATGAATTGAAAATGAGACAAACGTTGCTTATTGTTCCTCGGCGTTGTTCTACTGCTTATCTGCGTGAAAGGATAGGAAAGCTAGCGGCATGTGATGCAAATTCCATTAAACTTGTTTTCAACGAAAAACTTATCGATGAGTTAGATGATCTTTCGCAAACCTATGGTAACAATTGGAAAAGTGGATGCACTCTGAATGTTGGTTTGAAGaaacaaaaaactttaaaaatcaagaATCCAATTAACAATGAAGAAAAggcttttaaaatgtatatgcTTGAGCCAGTTCAAAAGTTGGTGGAACGCATAAGCGCATATTGGAATTTAGATGTGCTGACAATGTGCCTTTTTTGTCGTGATGTTCCGATGAAATGTAACAGTTTGCTTCAGCACtatgcaataaaaaacaacatgcagCTAGAGTTGAAGTTGTTCCCAAACAGAATAGCAATTCAAGTGAGAATAGTATTCAAGAAGAGGACATTGAACTTGGCTGTAGCAGACAGCACAGTTACCGCAGTAGAAGACTTGTTGACATACTGTGCCGTTAAGATGCAGTATCCCAGGAAATGTTCAAGAGCCATTCTTCGGAATAAATGCTTGAAACCAGAAGCATCTCTGAAGGATGAAGGTTTCTCCACAAATGAAAAG GTGTCTATAGTGTTCTTTGATGAACCACTGAGTGGTAACAGTGAACTCATACCAGTGTTTGAAGCAGACATTGATGGGCACACAACCCCACGGTATGGGAAAGTGGTTGAAGGACTATTACTTTTAG TGATGGAAATCAGCTCCAGCAT CTCCAGAATCCCAGCGTCTCCCGCCACCGGTGAGAGGTAG